tttagatatttagtgataattatttataaattattattataaaaacattagtaattacaaaaaaataaaaataaatattatttaaaattaatagtaATTAATTATTACAATGTAATTATACATAATTCTCATAGGATTATGAGAAACAAATATATCAAATTGAGTAATTAATATGAATTCCACTCCATTCTAATTAGAACTTGGCATTCCAAACACCCTTAATACTATTTGGCTTCGATCCTCCACCGAATTGAATATTGACGAAAATAATAACTATTGCTAAATCATTTATGCGGTTTAAATCAAATCTCAATCAGTGCGATAATCAAGGAACCCATAATCTCCTTCTACTaatcttaattaattatttaatcaatacgGACTCTGTTATCATGATAATCAATATACATCAAaattagccatacaaaaagaaaAATCATTGCCCATCTTTATTCGTCTGGGTGTGGAAGTCGACATTGAATGTACCATTTTGACCACTTTGACTATCCTCAAACTCCTTAATCAAATCAGGATCAACATTCTCCTCAGGCTCCCACGTGGCTTCATCAATATCCGTCCATTTAATCAAATACTCGTTCTTCCCATCGTCCCCAACTCTCTTCCCCATTACTCCCTCCGCCACAGCGTACTCTAGCCCAGCCTCGTAGTCCCTCACCAGATCCTCCGCCACGTATTTGGCTTTGACCCATTCGTTGACTTCGCCATCTTTCCACCTCACCAGATACTCTACGTTATCACCTTTCCCTCTCTTCTCCATAATCTCCTGCACCTCCGCGTACTCGAATACTGCCCCTTCCAGCGCTCCAATCACTCCCTCTAACCCTATCCTTCTCCCAAAATGCATCGGATTCCCTTTCGGCGTTACCTTCAGAATCTCCCTTGCCAGATCCAACGGCGTCCGCCGCTTATCGTCCTCCGCCTCAGGATCCGCACCGAATTCCAGTAGCAGCTTCGCCACGCCAGGCCTGGCGTACCCAGCAGCCATGTGCAGCGCCGTCAAGCCGCCGCTGTTATCTCGGTGGTCCAGGCCGGCTCCGGCTTCAGCCAAAAGCTTCACGCACGGCTCCGAGCCGAGCCCGGCCACGAAGAGTAGAGCCGTGCGGCCGTCGGAGTCGACCGCGTCTACATCACGGCCGTCTTCGGCTTCGATGAGTTGCTTCAGGGCATTTTCGTCGGCTTTTCTGGCTGCGGTCCACCACGGGGTCTCGTACTCAGCCAAGACGTCCTTTGCTATGTAATCGGACGGCACCCACGAAGGGGCATGACCGTCTTTCCACTCTATCAGGTACTCCATTCCGGTTCCACCCTCCAGCGCTCTACTGCCGATGATTTTACTGACTTCGCCATAGTACTCGTCCTCGTTGAATTCTTGTTTCGGAATAATCGTTTCCGTTGCTTCTTGCAACTGTTTCTCTTCGTTTTGGATGACGGAGACCGGCGTGAGGTTGCGCTTTTGGGGCGGTCTGAGACGAATAGATTGGGTGGCGAAAGAAGAGGTCGTGAAGTTTGGGGAGAGTATTTTAAGGCGAGAGAGAGACTGGTTCACGAAAAGAGCTTCCATGTATGAGCGAAATTCGAAAGTAATGAATGTGATTTGGTGGGGTTGTGAGTTTGAACGAAGGAAGTAGTGGAGCTTTCATTTTGGTTGCGTAATCCTAGAGAGGAGACTGAAGATAAGAAATCACATCCATTCCAACATTCGTGGCCGTTTTCGGGTGAGTGAGTGAGTGTGGGTGGGACATTGTTGGCATTTTCTGATATCTTTCTGGCTCCAATTCTTTTCCGAACATTTTCCTTTTTACGTGGATTTGTGGCCACACAAGTTTGGGCCATTTGTAGGCTGGGCTGGTTACAATCTTTGGGCCTAGAGGCTCCATTGTGTAGAGTGACACCAACTCATCAGTGGGTTGGGTTGGAGGCTGGTAGCCAACGTGGGACTCCTAAGAAAAATagcgttctttttttttttttttttggaatgaaaaaaaatatacaataacATTCTTTTAATTCTTGAAAGGACAAACTATCGAACTTTTTGAAGTATTTGATAATTTGATTCATCAGAATTCTACTTTATAGAGTCGGTATGTTAAATTTCCTAATTATTTTCTGATACTAGTTGTTTTGTGATTGATAAGGTGCTTCTTAGAAAGGTGTTATAATATTTTGCTTTTCCATATAAAGTTTATTGTGTATGAATGTATTAGTCTGAGATACCCAGCCCCTGTTCCTCATTTGAACCCCTGTAAACCAGGATCTGGCTCGAGACACTGACTCGCTTAACCATCTTCTTTGACACATTGGCACCGACCCCAACTGGGTTTGGATTCCTATGGAGGAGGTGAGCTAGAGGAGAAAGATTCGAACTACTCTCAGTCCTTGAACTCAGTGGTAGTAATAGTACTATTGCTACTCATTGTTATTGTAAACATGTAATAAGTTCGTATGTTTTTGTTTCAATAGATGAGAGAGACAGTTAAAGAGTACTTTTCTGGTTGTGTCAGAGAGTTTTGTGCTAGAGAAAGTTTCAAACAGTACAAGAAATTAAAATGGAGAAGAGAATAATATAACATGCAAGTTGAAGAGAGGGTAATACCAATAGATGGTTGAAGATGAtgaaaaggagagagagagagagaaacagtgaCCCAAGAGAGAAATTTTCTAGGGAAGAGAACAGTTAAACTTATGATCCTTAATGCTAACAACACTTGTTTGCTGCTTTTCTCTATGCTTTTCTTGGTTGACACAAACACTTTTAGAAGCACTTGATCGCTGATTTTGATTTGCATCTCcgctttggaaaaaaaaaattatctggGCACCTAGGATTGCAATGTTAAGAGTCCATTATTTAATAGCAAATAAGAAAAAAGTTTCATTCTTTTTATCTCTGTTTGCCCGGTAGGTTGACTGATGAAAACATTAGAATTAAGCTTGTTATATCTATTGTTTAAGCACCCTTTAGATTCTTAAATTCAACAAGTAACTTACCATTTTTCTCATATTTTGTTATGAACTGAATTTTTGTTAGTTTGAAGCTTATAAAATATTAAGTGTAGATGTGAATGGGATGGTCGTCCCTTAAGTGTAGAAAAAGATTGCTTCAACATAAAATTGCTAGCTTGTTTGTTTATGTAGATGTGAATGGGATGGTTGATCATTGTGAATGTTTAGTTAAAATGTTGCTTactaatatattttcaaaatgatATTAGAAATTGTCGTGATTGGAAAATTGTAATTTCAAAAGACACTGattctaaaataaaaatattaatttagtc
The genomic region above belongs to Humulus lupulus chromosome 1, drHumLupu1.1, whole genome shotgun sequence and contains:
- the LOC133793294 gene encoding signal recognition particle 43 kDa protein, chloroplastic — encoded protein: MEALFVNQSLSRLKILSPNFTTSSFATQSIRLRPPQKRNLTPVSVIQNEEKQLQEATETIIPKQEFNEDEYYGEVSKIIGSRALEGGTGMEYLIEWKDGHAPSWVPSDYIAKDVLAEYETPWWTAARKADENALKQLIEAEDGRDVDAVDSDGRTALLFVAGLGSEPCVKLLAEAGAGLDHRDNSGGLTALHMAAGYARPGVAKLLLEFGADPEAEDDKRRTPLDLAREILKVTPKGNPMHFGRRIGLEGVIGALEGAVFEYAEVQEIMEKRGKGDNVEYLVRWKDGEVNEWVKAKYVAEDLVRDYEAGLEYAVAEGVMGKRVGDDGKNEYLIKWTDIDEATWEPEENVDPDLIKEFEDSQSGQNGTFNVDFHTQTNKDGQ